From Apium graveolens cultivar Ventura chromosome 9, ASM990537v1, whole genome shotgun sequence, the proteins below share one genomic window:
- the LOC141684975 gene encoding secreted RxLR effector protein 161-like has translation MEEKLQMHKDEIGKPIDPTQFKSIVGGLRYLVHTRPDIAFAIGIVSRYMERPTELHYSAVKHILRYVKGTLDYGLHYARGTGNYILSGFSDSDLEGNIEDRKSTGGMVFYLNDSLITWVSQKQRCVALSSCEAEFMAATAATCQGVWLQKLLSQIVNVKLGPVVMYLDNKSAIDLAKNPTFHGRSKHIDIRYHFIRECVERGEIELKHVSTNEQKADVLTKALGAVKFERMRDLLGMKKLSA, from the coding sequence ATGGAAGAAAAATTGCAGATGCATAAAGATGAAATCGGGAAGCCTATAGATCCAACTCAGTTTAAAAGCATTGTGGGGGGTCTTCGATATCTAGTTCATACTCGTCCTGACATAGCTTTCGCTATAGGGATTGTTAGCCGCTATATGGAGAGACCCACAGAACTCCACTATAGTGCAGTGAAACATATTTTACGCTATGTAAAAGGCACTTTGGATTATGGTCTGCACTATGCAAGAGGAACAGGTAACTACATATTATCGGGGTTTTCTGACAGTGATTTGGAAGGAAATATTGAAGATAGGAAGAGCACAGGAGGCATGGTGTTCTATCTAAATGACAGCTTGATAACTTGGGTCTCTCAGAAGCAGAGGTGTGTTGCTCTTTCTTCTTGCGAAGCTGAATTCATGGCTGCTACGGCAGCAACATGCCAGGGTGTATGGTTGCAGAAATTGCTAAGTCAAATCGTCAATGTCAAGCTAGGTCCTGTGGTAATGTATCTGGATAATAAGTCAGCTATAGACTTGGCAAAGAATCCAACGTTTCATGGTCGAAGCAAGCATATAGACATTCGTTATCACTTTATTAGAGAATGTGTTGAGAGAGGAGAAATTGAACTCAAGCATGTTAGCACTAACGAACAGAAGGCAGATGTTTTGACAAAGGCCCTGGGAGCAGTCAAGTTCGAGCGTATGCGTGATTTGCTTGGGATGAAGAAGTTGTCTGCATAA